A stretch of Gossypium hirsutum isolate 1008001.06 chromosome A06, Gossypium_hirsutum_v2.1, whole genome shotgun sequence DNA encodes these proteins:
- the LOC107962580 gene encoding LOW QUALITY PROTEIN: putative chloride channel-like protein CLC-g (The sequence of the model RefSeq protein was modified relative to this genomic sequence to represent the inferred CDS: inserted 1 base in 1 codon): MSEDAPPFQTQDHDSLTIPLLSHQQRSINSTSQVAIVGANVCPIESLDYEIAENDFFKQDWRARGKVQIFQYIFMKWLLCFLIGGFVSLVGFFNNLAVENIAGVKFVITSNMMLAQRYWMAFLVFSLSNLALTLFAAIITAFISPAAAGSGIPEVKAYLNGVDAPGILSIRTLIVKIVGSIAAVSSSLLVGKAGPMVHTGSCIAALFGQGGSRRYGLTWKWLRFFKNDRDRRDLVTCGSAAGIAAAFRAPVGGVLFALEEMASWWRSSLLWRAFFTTAVVAIVLRALIDVCLSGKCGLFGKGGLIMFDVYSANVSYHLADVPPVLALGVIGGILGSFYNFLLVKVLKVYNLINEKGIFYKIFIACTISIFTSCLLFGLPWLVSCQSCPSDASEDCPTIGRSGNYKKFQCPSGHYNDLASLIFNTNDDAIRNXFSKNTDTEFQLSTMLIFFVTCFILSIFSYGIVAPAGLFVPVIVTGASYGRFIGMLIGSWGNLSHGLYAVLGAASFLGGSMRMTVSLCVIILELTNNLLLLPLIMVVLLVSKTVADAFNGNVYDLIMKVKGFPYLETHAEPYMRQLTVADVVSGPLQLCHGIEKVGNIVHILKTTMHHGFPVIDESPHSESPVLYGLILRAHLIALLKKKAFLCTPVQLGADAFRHFSSDDFAKKGLGNVDKIEDIELTDEEMDMFLDLHPFTNASPYTVVETMSLAKALILFREVGLRHLLVIPKISSRAPVVGILTRHDFMPEHILGLHPSLVRSRWKRLRFQFPLLLKIF, translated from the exons ATGTCAGAGGATGCGCCACCGTTCCAAACCCAAGATCATGACTCTCTCACCATTCCTTTACTCTCTCACCAGCAGCGATCCATTAATTCCACCTCTCAGGTCGCCATCGTTGGCGCCAACGTCTGCCCCATCGAAAGCCTCGATTATGA GATTGCGGAGAATGATTTCTTCAAACAAGACTGGAGGGCACGTGGAAAGGTCCagatttttcaatatattttcatgaAATGGCTTCTCTGTTTTTTGATTGGCGGTTTCGTCAGTCTCGTTGGTTTCTTCAATAATCTCGCCGTTGAGAATATCGCCGGCGTTAAGTTCGTCATCACTTCTAACATGATGCTTGCTCAAAG GTACTGGATGGCATTTCTAGTGTTTTCTCTATCGAATTTGGCTCTAACTCTCTTTGCCGCCATCATTACGGCGTTTATTTCTCCCGCCGCTGCTGGTTCCGGTATACCGGAAGTGAAGGCTTACTTGAATGGCGTAGATGCTCCGGGAATACTTTCAATACGAACTTTAATAGTTAAG ATTGTGGGAAGCATTGCTGCAGTGTCTTCTTCTCTGCTGGTCGGAAAGGCAGGGCCCATGGTGCATACTGGTTCATGCATTGCAGCATTGTTCGGACAAGGTGGGTCGAGAAGATATGGTTTAACATGGAAGTGGCTTCGTTTCTTTAAAAATGACAGAGACCGACGAGATCTTGTAACATGTGGATCGGCAGCTGGAATTGCTGCTGCTTTCCGTGCCCCGGTCGGAGGTGTGCTGTTTGCTCTTGAAGAAATGGCATCTTG GTGGAGAAGTTCCCTTCTTTGGAGAGCTTTCTTTACGACTGCTGTGGTTGCAATCGTACTTCGAGCCCTAATTGATGTTTGTTTAAGTGGCAAGTGTGGGCTATTTGGTAAAGGGGGTTTGATAATGTTTGACGTCTATTCAGCAAATGTTTCGTATCACCTAGCCGATGTGCCTCCTGTTCTTGCTCTTGGAGTTATTGGGGGCATATTGGGAAGTTTCTATAATTTCCTTTTAGTTAAGGTTCTCAAAGTTTATAACCTCATTAACGA GAAAggcattttttataaaatttttattgctTGCACGATCTCCATTTTTACATCGTGTCTGCTTTTTGGATTACCATGGCTTGTATCTTGCCAATCATGCCCCTCAGATGCATCTGAAGACTGTCCCACGATAGGCCGATCTGGTAACTATAAGAAATTTCAGTGCCCCTCTGGTCACTACAATGATCTTGCAAGCCTCATTTTCAACACAAATGATGATGCTATCAGGA CTTTTAGCAAGAATACTGACACTGAGTTTCAGCTCTCAACAATGCTCATATTTTTTGTCACCTGCTTCATTCTAAGTATTTTTAGCTACGGGATTGTTGCTCCAGCAGGGCTATTTGTACCTGTGATAGTAACTGGAGCATCTTATGGGCGTTTCATCGGAATGTTAATTGGTTCTTGGGGAAATCTTAGTCATGGTCTTTATGCTGTACTTGGTGCGGCTTCATTTCTTGGTGGATCTATGAGGATGACAGTCTCCTTGTGTGTTATAATTCTGGAATTGACCAATAATCTATTACTGTTGCCATTAATAATGGTGGTTCTCCTTGTTTCCAAGACTGTAGCGGATGCATTTAATGGCAATGTTTATGACCTTATTATGAAAGTAAAAGGTTTTCCATACCTAGAAACTCATGCTGAACCTTATATGAGACAGCTAACCGTTGCTGATGTTGTCTCTGGCCCGCTTCAGCTGTGTCATGGAATTGAGAAGGTCGGTAATATCGTACACATCCTCAAAACCACAATGCATCACGGGTTTCCAGTTATTGATGAGTCTCCACATTCTGAATCCCCAGTTTTGTATGGTTTGATCCTTCGGGCTCATCTTATTGCACTGCTAAAGAAGAAAGCGTTCTTGTGCACCCCTGTGCAGTTAGGTGCTGATGCTTTTAGACATTTCTCGTCAGATGACTTTGCAAAGAAGGGCTTAGGTAATGTTGACAAGATAGAAGACATAGAATTGACAGATGAGGAGATGGACATGTTCCTGGATTTACACCCTTTTACCAATGCTTCACCGTACACAGTTGTGGAGACGATGTCACTAGCTAAGGCTCTCATACTTTTCCGTGAAGTTGGTCTGCGACACCTACTTGTCATACCCAAGATCTCTAGC AGAGCACCAGTGGTGGGCATATTGACAAGGCATGATTTCATGCCGGAACACATATTAGGTTTGCATCCATCGTTGGTAAGGAGCAGGTGGAAAAGATTGAGGTTTCAATTCCCCCTTTTACTGAAAATATTCTAG
- the LOC107962582 gene encoding calmodulin-binding receptor-like cytoplasmic kinase 3 isoform X2 — MAASMFGLLLFMQLSTFFASGIKVKSKICGADHIAYSNLYGTELFYLNGNQVDKVLFCKVLQLHYADHCELEGYSGANCGLDVSLVGGGRKLLQEPKKEDEGPDDDLKGKNNGKYPASTKVGLGAAAGVLLTCVFICPCLYRKKRATDHTVLSKDANSIDSAAPLEMSIHSLPEKVPASPLRIPPSPSRFSMSPQLNRIRSVHLNMTQVARATRNFSSALKIGEGGFGTVYKAQLDSGQIVAIKRAKKEHFENLQTEFSSEVELLAKIDHRNLVKLLGYVDKGNERLIITEYVPNGTLREHLDGQHGKILDFNQRLEIAIDVAHGLTYLHVYAEKQIIHRDVKSSNILLTESMRAKVADFGFARVGPMDSDRTHISTKVKGTVGYLDPEYMKTYQLTTKSDVYSFGILLIEILTGRRPVELRRPVEERVTPRWAFNKYNEGHVVELVDPRMEVVDAEILTKMFALAFQCAAPVRSDRPEMKSVGEQLWAIRADYVKTSSRG, encoded by the exons ATGGCTGCCTCTATGTTTGGTCTACTCTTGTTTATGCAATTATCAACATTCTTTGCCTCTGGGATCAAAGTAAAGTCGAAGATTTGTGGTGCGGATCACATAGCGTACTCGAATTTGTATGGTACtgaattgttttatttgaacGGCAATCAAGTAGATAAAGTTTTGTTCTGCAAGGTCCTACAGTTGCACTATGCAGATCATTGTGAGTTGGAAGGCTATAGTGGAGCCAATTGTGGTTTGGACGTTTCATTAG TAGGAGGAGGCCGAAAATTATTGCAAGAGCCGAAAAAAGAAGATGAGGGACCTGATGATGACCTGAAGGGGAAGAATAATGGAAAATATCCGGCCTCAACAAAAGTAGGGTTAGGAGCAGCAGCTGGAGTGTTGTTAACCTGTGTTTTTATTTGCCCCTGTCTTTACAGGAAAAAGAGAGCAACTGACCACACTGTTCTTTCAAAGGATGCAAATTCGA TTGATTCAGCTGCCCCTTTAGAAATGAGTATTCATTCTCTTCCCGAGAAGGTTCCGGCCAGCCCACTTAGGATACCACCTAGTCCTTCAAGATTCTCAATGTCTCCACAACTCAATAGAATCAGGTCAGTGCATCTCAATATGACCCAGGTGGCCAGAGCTACCCGTAATTTCTCTTCCGCTCTAAAGATAGGCGAAGGAGGGTTTGGAACTGTTTACAAGGCCCAGCTAGATTCTGGCCAGATAGTTGCCATTAAACGAGCAAAAAAG GAACATTTTGAGAATCTGCAAACTGAGTTCAGCAGTGAAGTTGAACTTCTAGCCAAGATCGATCATAGGAACCTTGTGAAGCTACTTGGTTATGTTGATAAAGGGAATGAACGGCTTATCATTACAGAATATGTACCAAATGGTACTTTAAGAGAACATTTGGATG GTCAGCACGGCAAAATCCTGGATTTCAATCAGCGTCTTGAAATTGCTATTGACGTTGCTCATGGCCTTACATACCTCCATGTTTATGCAG AGAAGCAAATCATTCACCGAGACGTGAAGTCATCCAACATTCTTCTGACAGAAAGCATGAGAGCTAAAGTGGCTGATTTCGGATTTGCAAGAGTTGGCCCAATGGACTCAGACCGAACACATATTTCAACCAAAGTGAAAGGAACAGTTGGTTACCTTGATCCTGAGTACATGAAAACCTATCAACTCACAACCAAGAGTGATGTGTACTCTTTCGGGATTTTACTTATTGAAATTCTCACTGGCCGCCGTCCCGTGGAGCTAAGGAGGCCGGTTGAAGAGCGTGTGACACCTAGATGG GCCTTCAACAAGTATAATGAAGGACATGTGGTGGAATTGGTGGATCCAAGGATGGAAGTGGTAGATGCAGAGATACTAACGAAGATGTTTGCATTGGCATTTCAATGTGCAGCACCTGTTAGAAGTGACCGTCCGGAGATGAAATCTGTGGGAGAACAGTTATGGGCAATTAGGGCTGACTATGTTAAAACCTCAAGCCGAGGGTAA
- the LOC107962582 gene encoding calmodulin-binding receptor-like cytoplasmic kinase 3 isoform X1, which translates to MAASMFGLLLFMQLSTFFASGIKVKSKICGADHIAYSNLYGTELFYLNGNQVDKVLFCKVLQLHYADHCELEGYSGANCGLDVSLVDLSVGGGRKLLQEPKKEDEGPDDDLKGKNNGKYPASTKVGLGAAAGVLLTCVFICPCLYRKKRATDHTVLSKDANSIDSAAPLEMSIHSLPEKVPASPLRIPPSPSRFSMSPQLNRIRSVHLNMTQVARATRNFSSALKIGEGGFGTVYKAQLDSGQIVAIKRAKKEHFENLQTEFSSEVELLAKIDHRNLVKLLGYVDKGNERLIITEYVPNGTLREHLDGQHGKILDFNQRLEIAIDVAHGLTYLHVYAEKQIIHRDVKSSNILLTESMRAKVADFGFARVGPMDSDRTHISTKVKGTVGYLDPEYMKTYQLTTKSDVYSFGILLIEILTGRRPVELRRPVEERVTPRWAFNKYNEGHVVELVDPRMEVVDAEILTKMFALAFQCAAPVRSDRPEMKSVGEQLWAIRADYVKTSSRG; encoded by the exons ATGGCTGCCTCTATGTTTGGTCTACTCTTGTTTATGCAATTATCAACATTCTTTGCCTCTGGGATCAAAGTAAAGTCGAAGATTTGTGGTGCGGATCACATAGCGTACTCGAATTTGTATGGTACtgaattgttttatttgaacGGCAATCAAGTAGATAAAGTTTTGTTCTGCAAGGTCCTACAGTTGCACTATGCAGATCATTGTGAGTTGGAAGGCTATAGTGGAGCCAATTGTGGTTTGGACGTTTCATTAG TTGATTTATCAGTAGGAGGAGGCCGAAAATTATTGCAAGAGCCGAAAAAAGAAGATGAGGGACCTGATGATGACCTGAAGGGGAAGAATAATGGAAAATATCCGGCCTCAACAAAAGTAGGGTTAGGAGCAGCAGCTGGAGTGTTGTTAACCTGTGTTTTTATTTGCCCCTGTCTTTACAGGAAAAAGAGAGCAACTGACCACACTGTTCTTTCAAAGGATGCAAATTCGA TTGATTCAGCTGCCCCTTTAGAAATGAGTATTCATTCTCTTCCCGAGAAGGTTCCGGCCAGCCCACTTAGGATACCACCTAGTCCTTCAAGATTCTCAATGTCTCCACAACTCAATAGAATCAGGTCAGTGCATCTCAATATGACCCAGGTGGCCAGAGCTACCCGTAATTTCTCTTCCGCTCTAAAGATAGGCGAAGGAGGGTTTGGAACTGTTTACAAGGCCCAGCTAGATTCTGGCCAGATAGTTGCCATTAAACGAGCAAAAAAG GAACATTTTGAGAATCTGCAAACTGAGTTCAGCAGTGAAGTTGAACTTCTAGCCAAGATCGATCATAGGAACCTTGTGAAGCTACTTGGTTATGTTGATAAAGGGAATGAACGGCTTATCATTACAGAATATGTACCAAATGGTACTTTAAGAGAACATTTGGATG GTCAGCACGGCAAAATCCTGGATTTCAATCAGCGTCTTGAAATTGCTATTGACGTTGCTCATGGCCTTACATACCTCCATGTTTATGCAG AGAAGCAAATCATTCACCGAGACGTGAAGTCATCCAACATTCTTCTGACAGAAAGCATGAGAGCTAAAGTGGCTGATTTCGGATTTGCAAGAGTTGGCCCAATGGACTCAGACCGAACACATATTTCAACCAAAGTGAAAGGAACAGTTGGTTACCTTGATCCTGAGTACATGAAAACCTATCAACTCACAACCAAGAGTGATGTGTACTCTTTCGGGATTTTACTTATTGAAATTCTCACTGGCCGCCGTCCCGTGGAGCTAAGGAGGCCGGTTGAAGAGCGTGTGACACCTAGATGG GCCTTCAACAAGTATAATGAAGGACATGTGGTGGAATTGGTGGATCCAAGGATGGAAGTGGTAGATGCAGAGATACTAACGAAGATGTTTGCATTGGCATTTCAATGTGCAGCACCTGTTAGAAGTGACCGTCCGGAGATGAAATCTGTGGGAGAACAGTTATGGGCAATTAGGGCTGACTATGTTAAAACCTCAAGCCGAGGGTAA